Proteins from a single region of Mesotoga sp. BH458_6_3_2_1:
- a CDS encoding OstA family protein: MKRKSVIIIGLIFVSLAATIFASTVRIKGDTVLGSLQKEVFTFIGNVFINKDGEIYVETPLATATKGTTDWESFVTEGETFVRFQTGEATSSSLDYNLENSTGTLLEDVEAIIYSKEDDGKDIYVYRTEILNFDQKTEYYEGFAKETKEATPNLIFIDYKGDLNVDTLYFEYFGDTGLLNLRGNVFVDDFKNSRKIWAAELIYDTNDDSFEGKDVEIELVF; this comes from the coding sequence ATGAAGAGAAAGAGTGTTATTATAATTGGACTAATTTTTGTTTCCCTTGCAGCAACAATCTTTGCCAGTACAGTAAGAATAAAGGGAGACACAGTCCTGGGATCTCTGCAGAAAGAGGTCTTCACTTTTATTGGAAATGTCTTCATTAACAAGGACGGAGAGATTTACGTTGAGACTCCACTGGCAACTGCGACAAAGGGTACTACTGATTGGGAGAGTTTTGTCACTGAAGGCGAAACCTTTGTAAGATTTCAGACTGGTGAGGCGACCTCTTCATCGCTTGACTACAATCTTGAGAACTCAACCGGTACATTGCTTGAAGATGTTGAAGCCATAATTTACTCAAAAGAGGATGATGGTAAGGACATATATGTTTACAGGACCGAGATCCTCAATTTCGATCAGAAAACAGAATACTATGAGGGTTTCGCAAAGGAAACAAAGGAGGCAACACCCAACCTGATTTTCATTGACTACAAAGGCGATCTCAATGTTGATACACTCTACTTCGAGTATTTTGGAGATACGGGGCTCCTTAATTTGAGAGGAAATGTCTTTGTTGACGATTTCAAGAACAGTCGAAAGATTTGGGCCGCTGAACTGATATACGACACAAATGATGACTCATTTGAAGGAAAAGATGTTGAGATAGAGCTTGTTTTCTAG
- a CDS encoding MarR family winged helix-turn-helix transcriptional regulator yields MSVNEIKKEDAAILEKNLRTISTRIRREGRKVLRDFPITPAQFDVLQVLFFNGEKRMSDISRWLGITKSTTTGLVKRLIDADLVERRRSDKDRRSFIIDISDSGRTLIEKVIDRRVEYLKSVMTEIKSDQVKALEVIVKNLLEIMDSKKANE; encoded by the coding sequence ATGTCCGTAAATGAAATCAAAAAGGAAGACGCTGCAATTCTTGAGAAGAATCTTAGAACGATTTCTACGAGGATTAGAAGGGAAGGAAGAAAGGTTCTGAGGGACTTCCCGATCACTCCGGCCCAATTCGATGTCCTTCAGGTTCTTTTCTTCAATGGAGAAAAGAGGATGAGTGACATCAGTCGCTGGCTTGGAATTACCAAGAGCACAACAACGGGTCTTGTGAAAAGGCTTATTGATGCTGATTTGGTAGAACGAAGACGTTCCGACAAAGATAGGAGATCATTCATAATCGACATTTCCGATTCCGGAAGAACACTTATAGAGAAAGTTATCGATAGAAGAGTAGAGTACCTGAAATCGGTAATGACTGAAATAAAGTCCGATCAGGTAAAGGCTCTCGAGGTAATTGTCAAGAATCTTTTAGAGATAATGGACTCTAAGAAAGCAAACGAATAA
- a CDS encoding ribonuclease HII, with amino-acid sequence MKLSEEEYTKLVRFDAAYRVDHKIVAGVDEAGRGPLAGPVVAAAVIVLNPVEGVYDSKALCRRIRESLFERIIENSIIGIGLSSPEEIDLFNVFAATRLAMNRALSVLSERPDYVIVDGKWLKLDVKGECIVRGDQKSASIASASIIAKVFRDRIMDSLDSLYPEYGYRRHKGYCTEMHLNALRKFGPTTWHRLTYRPIRELIPKELVSRWSEENEVSSARLFRAGLATMEVKN; translated from the coding sequence ATGAAATTATCTGAAGAAGAGTATACTAAACTTGTTAGATTTGATGCCGCTTACAGAGTAGATCACAAGATAGTTGCGGGTGTAGATGAAGCCGGAAGAGGTCCTCTTGCCGGTCCCGTTGTAGCAGCTGCAGTTATTGTTCTTAATCCAGTGGAAGGGGTTTACGATTCTAAAGCTCTATGCAGAAGAATTAGAGAATCGTTGTTTGAAAGAATAATCGAGAACTCCATAATAGGTATAGGGCTTTCGTCGCCTGAAGAGATAGATCTCTTCAACGTCTTTGCAGCCACCAGGCTGGCAATGAACAGGGCACTGAGCGTTCTTTCTGAGAGGCCAGATTATGTAATCGTTGACGGAAAGTGGCTGAAATTGGATGTGAAGGGCGAGTGCATCGTCCGTGGAGATCAAAAAAGCGCATCGATAGCCAGTGCTTCAATAATTGCAAAGGTGTTTAGAGATCGGATTATGGATTCTCTCGATTCATTGTATCCTGAGTATGGTTATAGAAGGCACAAGGGTTATTGTACTGAAATGCATCTTAATGCTCTGAGAAAATTTGGACCGACAACTTGGCACAGACTAACTTACAGGCCGATTCGAGAATTGATTCCCAAGGAACTTGTATCGCGATGGTCAGAAGAAAATGAAGTAAGTAGCGCAAGGCTTTTTAGAGCAGGGTTAGCTACAATGGAGGTCAAGAATTGA